Below is a window of Cytophaga hutchinsonii ATCC 33406 DNA.
TTAAATGGGGACAGGTATTGATCGTTGCGTTGGGCTGCGGATTCCCTTATACCATGCTTTCATTTATAGGATTGAAAACGATTAAAGCAGCCAACGCCGGCGTATTGGTAAATGGCATGCTGCCGGTGATCGGGTTATTCTTTACGCTATTCTGGTTTAAAGAACATGTATCTAAAATTAAATACGCAGCGATCTTTATTTTACTCATTGCAAACCTGATCATGATGAATCAGAGCAATGGCTTTTCTTCAGAAGCGATGTTGGGTATTGCTTCGTTACTTTCGGCGGCTATTGTGTTTTCAACATACATGGCTGCTACAAAACGCTGGGGCTACGGCATGAAAGATGTCATTGCATTTGTACCCCTTATTAACGCCGTTTTGTTTTTGCCTATCTGGCTTTTATTCCCATCACAGATCCTGAATACTCCCTGGCAGGATGTAGTCCTTCAAATGACGTATCAAGGTGTTTTAGTAAGTATTGCAGCCTTGCTGCTGATCACGTATTCCGTTAGTAAGCTGGGCTCCGGTACCATGTCGGTATTCTTATCCTATGTGCCTGCTGTAACAGCAGTATTGGCATTTGTATTCTTAAACGAACGCTTATCCGTACAGGAGCTAATAGGAATTGCCTTGTGTTCTGCTGGATTAACGTTGTATACGAAAGGATGAAAATCTGCGCAGATCAATTTGGCACAGACTTTTGATTTATTGATTTTTTTTTAACTTGCCGGTAAATCCAACGTGTTATTTTAAATATGAATAATAGAAGACAGATACGTACAGAAGAAAAAATATTGATCGAATTCCTGCTGACAAAAATTCCGGCAAGCCCCACATACATCATTCCCGAAGAAGTTGAAGAATACGGCGCTTTTGGAATGGGTAGCATAAACTTAAATAATCCGAATACAGATTTATACGACAGCGATCTGATTCAGGCCGAATACACAGATGCAGATAAAATTCCGGTTGTGATTTCTCTTACTAAAGATCAGCACAACCAATTGCTGGATCTGGATTTCTGGAAATCTGATTTTTCCAGACTGGTTGTTTATCCTAAACCTGCGGATCTGTTGTTTGCAGAATAAACCCAGGTACACAATAAACAGAAAAGCCCTGTATGTATCTCATACAGGGCTTTTCTGTTTATTGTGAATTGGTCTGATTATTTTTAGTGGTGTTGAATAATCTTATTTTCAGTTACTTGATTTTTACAATACGTTCTGTATACATTAATCCATCCTGATTTACTTTCAGTACATATACACCGTTTTCAAGTGCAACAGTAGAAATAGAACTGTTGTTTTCAATGTCTTTCGTAAATACTTTTTTACCTGTCAGATCATATAGCTCAACATGGATCATATCAGATGTAGCCAAAGATGAGGGGAATTCAATTGTTACCAGATCCTGCGTTGGGTTTGGCCTCAGCTGAATACCCGGAGCTTTTGCAGAAGATAATAAACCGGTTGTAATATTGGAATTATTAACAAACTTAGATAACAAACGGATGTAAGCTGTCTGGTAGCCTAAACTTGTTTCAGTTAACTGCCATGAATTCAGTGGCCAGTTTGTATTAAAGTCTTTGTATGATTTTTGTTTCGGCTGTTCTTTAGGCAGCGTTGTAGAGGTGCAAATAGCTGTATTCCCTGGCGATCCGCAAGATGAATAGCAGCAATCATCCCAATCATAACTGTTGTTTGCACCACCCATTAAAAAGCCCGGAGGCGGGCCGTATGTTGATGTGCCAACACGGTCCCACTTAGCACTTCCATCCGCAAACCATGTATGATACATTTCATTCACACTTTTCTCAGCACCATAACTGCTCATGTTTGTTAAGTATACCAACTGAAGCGGATTGACACCATGAATGTAATGCAGATATTCTTCCGCAGCTTTCAGATACAATTCATTGTTGCCTGCATTATCAATAGTATATTCATTTAATTCCCAGAATAAATTTCCATAATTTGATTTGTATTGGTTGGAACCCCAGTTATAATCACGGATGAATGCTCTGTACGGATCGAGTTCTGAAGTAAGTGCATCAGCAAAATCACGGGAATTATAAATAGCAATTTTTGTTCTGGAACGTATGTCCTGAGCAACAGTACTGCTTATGCCGGGTAGTGAAAGATAATATAATTGAAGGCTTTGTGATTCAAGAAAATATTGACTGATACCGTTGTACCATGCTACAAGAGGCATGTCTTTATAATTTGAATTAAAATAATTCAGATACGAAGCTTCTCCCGTTAAGTCATATAAATATAAAGCAGCACCAAGCCTGGATGTTTTTCTTCCTAAATCATTTGTTTCCTGATTGCCTGCTGCTAAACCTTTAGATCCGTTGCTGTCAGAGTTATTATTGAATGTCACATTCGGATTTGCACCTGCCCAGTTCCAGGCTGCAATCGCTTTTGTCTGCAAAGTTGTAGCAAATGTCGCATATAATACGGGATCAACTTGTTTGTATACGTTAGCAGCCAGTGCAAATGCTTGGGCACATTTTAATGTAGCATTTGTTGTAGCTGGGCCATATAAACTTTGACCCGTAGCAGAAGACGGCGGACTGGCACCTGCTGAACTCAATACAGATAAACAGGATCCATTGCTTTGCTGCATGCGCAGTAAATGCTCCAGGCCCCATTTCACTTCGTCAATGATATCCGGAATTCCATTCCCCGATTCAGGTATATTATAATCATCAGTAAAGGCAGCAGGGTTTTCCTGGTAGGCAGTTAACAATGTAATGACATAGTTTGCAGTCCATGATGTATATTTATTCAGATCACCTGCGTCATACCAGCCGCCGTGTAAATCTTTCTCCGTGGCACTTGTTTTATTATTGTATAACTGCGCATTTTTATCCTGCAAAGGTTTAAGGTGACTTGCTGCGTCTGTCCATCCTGTTCCTGCATAAGGCTCTGTTTTTGCAAAGCTGGAGCGCTGATAATACAGCATACGCATAGCGGCTTTCAATACATCTTTATAAACTGTTGTGCTGATTACAAACTCTGCTGAACGTGCATTGTTTGTTACATCCTTCACATAATATTTACCGGGAGTTGTATAAGAAGTAAAATCAAACCACCAGGCTTTATCTCCGGATGTTGTATCCACAAAACCATTTTTCCAGGCGGCAGGTGTACCTGTGAATACAGCAGCATTGTTTGTAGCATCAATCAACGCATACGAAGTGCCCGGTGTAAAGGCATCAGCAGCGTCAAAGCCCACATGCGGGTCTCTGATAACGGCTACTTTTGTTGCCAGGGGCAGATAACCAAACTGGTCAACAACAATATAGGGACTGAACGACTGAGCATGGGCAAATAAGCCTGCTACAAAAAGCAATGCGGTAAATGAAAGTGTTTTTAGTTTAATCATAGAGGATTTTTTTAATGGACGGTTGCACATAAACCGTATTAACTTAAGTTACGTTTTTTCATATAAATAGGATTTAAATAATTATTTATATAAGGAAAAAATTAAAAAATGGGTACAATTTCTACAGGAAAAACATTTAAAATTCCGAATGTTGAATTGAAATCTATTTAATTAGAAAAAAAACTAATAAAAATTATAGCCGCCGTTAAGTTCAACAGAGTCGGTCCAGGCCGGAAGTTTTGTAAAAAAAGGTGTATTGTATACAAAAGAAAGTAAGATGCTTTCTTTACCAATATGAATGTTTGTAGATACAACGAAACTGAAATTTTTATTATAGCGGTAGCAGCCGCCAAAAGAAATTGTTTCCTTATATTCCAGCATGCTGTAAATATTCAGATCATCATCATAGGTAGGCAAGGCCCGCCACAGCATGCCTGATTTCAGCTTTATAAAAGGAGACAGATCAGCATGGTAAGAAAGATACGTGTTGTAATAACGCCGGTATATGATTGGCGCAACCACCGGATTTACTTCGGAGTTTAACAGCTGGCACACAGAAAATCCGGCTTCAAAATTTTTTACCTGCAAACTTAATCCGATCGATGCATCCGGTGAAATTGAGTTGCCGTTTGCCGTTGAAGACGGAGCTGTAAAGGCTGTCTGCGCAAAGCCAAAAGCGGCCCCGGCCGCAATATTCACCTGTTTACTTAATGCAATTTTATATCCGTAATTTATGTACGCTCTGGGACGGTGAATATACGGGCCATCTTTTTCATTGTAAAAATAGATTCGGATTAAATGATTGGTAGGTTTGGTGTGATTAAATACGCGTGTAAACGCAACATTAAAGGTCGATATCTTGTTTAATGCTCCAGTACGGCTCTTGTACGAAAGACTTAGATTAACCTTTACATCTTTGGGGAAATAAGAAGGTGTAACCAGATGCATGTTATTGAAATAAGCGCCGAATTGATCCGGATATACAGCAGTATTCTGCCCTGTTACAGGCAGATAGAATAACATGCTGCTTAAACCCAAACAAACAAGGCGAATCAAAGTCATGAAAATACGGTCGGTTTCTTCAAAAATATATTAATTTATTTAAATTTCGTTACTTATTTATTTTGCAAATGTATATTAATTCAAGGAGTGAGTATTAAAGAAGAAGATATAGTCTCCCTGATTAATAAGGGAAAGGACCGGGAGGTTGTACCGCTATTGTATAAGAAGGTATACCCCTTGGTTGAACGCTATATTGTACGTAATTCCGGCAAGAAGGACGATGCGCAGGATGTCTTTCAGGATGCTCTTTTATTGTTTTATAAACAGATCATGCTTAAAACATATGATCAGAAATACAAAGTGTTTGGTTACCTGTATAAGATCTGTATTTATAAATGGGTGAATAAGGCAAAGAAGAACAGTAAAATTGTTTTTGTTGATGAAATTGAAAAGTTTGAAGAGCCTGTTTACGATGAATTTACAGAAACGTTGATTGTACATGCAGACGAAAACATCATCCGGAAGTTATTTAATCCGATAGGTGAAAAGTGCATTGAATTGTTGACCTACACTACATACTCAAGCCTGTTGTTAGAAGATATTATGATACGCATGGATTTTAATTCGGTTAGTGCTGTTAAAATGCAGCTGAAACGCTGTAAAGAAAAACTACTGAAACAAATAGATGAAAATCCTGCTTTGATCAATCAATTAAGAAGAAAATGAGCTTTGATGCTGAAACATATTACAAGATTGAAGCTTATTTAAACGGAGAGCTGAACCAGGCAGATGTAACTGCTTTTGAACAGGAACTATCCGCAAATGCTGCTTTAAAAGCTGAAGTTGAAAAACACGCAATGGCTAATGCCTTGATTGTGGAACAACGTTTGCTTTCAGTAAAAAATATTCTGCAGGAAGAAAAAACAAAAGATTCCCGTTCAATAAAAAAATATTTATTACTGGCTCTGGCAGCAGTTATTATAAGTGTTGGTGTTGCTGTTTTTATACGCAGCAGTAATATATCTGAAACAAAGCAACGTGAGGCCGGGGATACAGCAAATCCGGCACAGATAAACGGACAGGAAAAAAATGCTGTAACTCCTGTAACGTCTTTAGAGCGTACCGAACAGCACACAGCTGTTTCATCGGATAATGGATTTCATAAACAGTCCATTCAGCAGATCGAGCAGCAGCGGAATCTGCTTGAACGTACGGTACATACTGTGGATACAGCAACTTCAGCTGTTCCTGAAAAAAAGATTGCGCAACCTGTTGATTCAAAAGAAAAAGAAATTATACAGCATACTACAAAGGCTGATCCGTGTGCAAACGTAAAAATTCAGGCACTGATAAAAACGACCCCTACCTGTGCACATACCGCCAACGGTAATATTCTGGTTCAGAATATTCAAGGCGGAACAAAACCATATACGGTAACTTTTTCAGCAAAGTCAACAGACTGGATCCGGAATGGCGAACTGGCGAAAGGGACGTATCAGGCCGTTGTAACAGACGCAAATAATTGTGTTCAGGAGTTTTCAAACATCCGCATTGAAGAAAAGGAATGTGCCATTGATTATTCATTTAATCCGTTTATAGGGGAGAAATGGCAGATTGA
It encodes the following:
- a CDS encoding DMT family transporter — translated: MFKAIIAAVLVVCIWSGWITLSRMGVQTALTPYDITLLRFGTAALLTLPFSLAYNWKHVKWGQVLIVALGCGFPYTMLSFIGLKTIKAANAGVLVNGMLPVIGLFFTLFWFKEHVSKIKYAAIFILLIANLIMMNQSNGFSSEAMLGIASLLSAAIVFSTYMAATKRWGYGMKDVIAFVPLINAVLFLPIWLLFPSQILNTPWQDVVLQMTYQGVLVSIAALLLITYSVSKLGSGTMSVFLSYVPAVTAVLAFVFLNERLSVQELIGIALCSAGLTLYTKG
- a CDS encoding DUF6984 family protein produces the protein MNNRRQIRTEEKILIEFLLTKIPASPTYIIPEEVEEYGAFGMGSINLNNPNTDLYDSDLIQAEYTDADKIPVVISLTKDQHNQLLDLDFWKSDFSRLVVYPKPADLLFAE
- a CDS encoding glycoside hydrolase family 9 protein encodes the protein MIKLKTLSFTALLFVAGLFAHAQSFSPYIVVDQFGYLPLATKVAVIRDPHVGFDAADAFTPGTSYALIDATNNAAVFTGTPAAWKNGFVDTTSGDKAWWFDFTSYTTPGKYYVKDVTNNARSAEFVISTTVYKDVLKAAMRMLYYQRSSFAKTEPYAGTGWTDAASHLKPLQDKNAQLYNNKTSATEKDLHGGWYDAGDLNKYTSWTANYVITLLTAYQENPAAFTDDYNIPESGNGIPDIIDEVKWGLEHLLRMQQSNGSCLSVLSSAGASPPSSATGQSLYGPATTNATLKCAQAFALAANVYKQVDPVLYATFATTLQTKAIAAWNWAGANPNVTFNNNSDSNGSKGLAAGNQETNDLGRKTSRLGAALYLYDLTGEASYLNYFNSNYKDMPLVAWYNGISQYFLESQSLQLYYLSLPGISSTVAQDIRSRTKIAIYNSRDFADALTSELDPYRAFIRDYNWGSNQYKSNYGNLFWELNEYTIDNAGNNELYLKAAEEYLHYIHGVNPLQLVYLTNMSSYGAEKSVNEMYHTWFADGSAKWDRVGTSTYGPPPGFLMGGANNSYDWDDCCYSSCGSPGNTAICTSTTLPKEQPKQKSYKDFNTNWPLNSWQLTETSLGYQTAYIRLLSKFVNNSNITTGLLSSAKAPGIQLRPNPTQDLVTIEFPSSLATSDMIHVELYDLTGKKVFTKDIENNSSISTVALENGVYVLKVNQDGLMYTERIVKIK
- a CDS encoding PorP/SprF family type IX secretion system membrane protein; amino-acid sequence: MTLIRLVCLGLSSMLFYLPVTGQNTAVYPDQFGAYFNNMHLVTPSYFPKDVKVNLSLSYKSRTGALNKISTFNVAFTRVFNHTKPTNHLIRIYFYNEKDGPYIHRPRAYINYGYKIALSKQVNIAAGAAFGFAQTAFTAPSSTANGNSISPDASIGLSLQVKNFEAGFSVCQLLNSEVNPVVAPIIYRRYYNTYLSYHADLSPFIKLKSGMLWRALPTYDDDLNIYSMLEYKETISFGGCYRYNKNFSFVVSTNIHIGKESILLSFVYNTPFFTKLPAWTDSVELNGGYNFY
- a CDS encoding RNA polymerase sigma factor, whose protein sequence is MSIKEEDIVSLINKGKDREVVPLLYKKVYPLVERYIVRNSGKKDDAQDVFQDALLLFYKQIMLKTYDQKYKVFGYLYKICIYKWVNKAKKNSKIVFVDEIEKFEEPVYDEFTETLIVHADENIIRKLFNPIGEKCIELLTYTTYSSLLLEDIMIRMDFNSVSAVKMQLKRCKEKLLKQIDENPALINQLRRK
- a CDS encoding gliding motility-associated C-terminal domain-containing protein — protein: MSFDAETYYKIEAYLNGELNQADVTAFEQELSANAALKAEVEKHAMANALIVEQRLLSVKNILQEEKTKDSRSIKKYLLLALAAVIISVGVAVFIRSSNISETKQREAGDTANPAQINGQEKNAVTPVTSLERTEQHTAVSSDNGFHKQSIQQIEQQRNLLERTVHTVDTATSAVPEKKIAQPVDSKEKEIIQHTTKADPCANVKIQALIKTTPTCAHTANGNILVQNIQGGTKPYTVTFSAKSTDWIRNGELAKGTYQAVVTDANNCVQEFSNIRIEEKECAIDYSFNPFIGEKWQIDKYHSDGHLEIFNKGGVLYYQTTIESQTEAEWNGSGSGNQILPGYYIFVLKYSDGTVKRGSVTIVQ